One window of Pieris napi chromosome 1, ilPieNapi1.2, whole genome shotgun sequence genomic DNA carries:
- the LOC125049031 gene encoding NAD-dependent protein deacetylase sirtuin-2-like isoform X2 produces MRVIPLSKRPYPWAVSVICRRNLFLHKMSANSSPGKSDAEDNNGAPNPPNPSEHLGSRIRDLDVDTIRRYFAQKFGFYEPSEPTGGVEKVLHEVSLDGVVKWMKSPRCQNVITLAGAGISTSAGIPDFRSPETGLYHNLQKYNLPEPQAIFEINFFRQNPKPFFTLAKELFPGNFKPTISHYFIRLLHEKGLLLRHYTQNIDTLERGAEIPDDKIVEAHGTFYTSHCLECRKLYSLEFIKEHIFSDEIPLCTECSGVVKPDIVFFGESLPERFQNCLQEDFQKCDMLIIMGSSLEVQPFASLIDMVPEWCPRLLINREKAGMRSPLLRMWGLASGGLQLDDDAVRDVARLGDCDDGCADLAERLGWGDELHELVASEHERLEREGALTKPHGPTVGHSVKPIIPNVPSGSSAIPSVVKSPPNPTPKI; encoded by the exons ATGCGCGTCATTCCGCTGTCAAAAAGGCCGTATCCGTGGGCTGTGTCAGTTATTTGCAGGcgtaatttgtttttacataaaatgtcCGCGAATTCCTCTCCAGGAAAAAGCGATG CTGAGGATAATAATGGTGCCCCTAACCCGCCAAATCCAAGTGAACATTTAGGTTCTCGGATTCGTGATTTGGATGTAGATACTATTCGAAGGTATTTTGCTCAAAAATTCGGGTTCTATGAGCCTAGCGAACCAACTGGTGGTGTCGAAAAGGTTTTACATGAAGTCAGTTTAGATGGTGTTGTTAAATGGATGAAAAGCCCGCGATGCCAAAATGTTATTACATTAGCTGGAGCTGGTATATCAAcat ctgcaggtattccAGACTTTAGAAGCCCCGAGACTGGTCTCTATcacaatttacaaaaatacaatctTCCAGAACCACAGGCAATCTTTGAGATAAACTTTTTCAGACAAAATCCTAAACCATTTTTCACACTAGCAAAGGAACTGTTTCCTGGAAATTTCAAGCCAACAATTTCACATTATTTCATTAGGCTTTTGCAtgaaaaag GTCTATTGCTTCGTCACTACACACAAAATATTGACACATTAGAAAGAGGCGCTGAGATCCCTGATGATAAAATAGTTGAGGCACATGGCACATTTTACACATCACATTGCTTGGAATGCAGAAAATTGTATAGTctagaatttataaaag AACACATATTTTCCGATGAGATCCCCTTATGCACAGAATGCAGTGGAGTAGTCAAACCAGATATAGTATTCTTTGGAGAAAGTCTACCAGAACGATTCCAGAATTGTCTACAAGAAGATTTCCAGAAATGTGATATGCTAATCATTATGGGATCATCCTTGGAAGTCCAGCCATTTGCATCGCTGATTGatat GGTACCCGAATGGTGTCCCCGTCTCCTAATAAACCGAGAGAAGGCCGGTATGAGGTCTCCCTTACTCCGGATGTGGGGCCTGGCGAGTGGGGGACTTCAGCTTGATGATGATGCTGTCAGGGATGTGGCAAGGCTTGGTGATTGCGATGATGGATGTGCTGATCTGGCTGAAAGACTTGGCTGGGGG GATGAGCTTCACGAGTTAGTTGCCAGCGAGCATGAAAGGTTGGAACGCGAGGGCGCTCTCACTAAACCCCATGGGCCAACAGTTGGCCACTCCGTGAAGCCGATTATTCCAAACGTTCCAAGTGGAAGCTCTGCCATTCCGAGTGTGGTGAAATCGCCGCCCAATCCAACACccaaaatatga
- the LOC125049031 gene encoding NAD-dependent protein deacetylase sirtuin-2-like isoform X1, translating into MRVIPLSKRPYPWAVSVICRRNLFLHKMSANSSPGKSDGESLLCLLEKLLNQDHQFLSSILAEDNNGAPNPPNPSEHLGSRIRDLDVDTIRRYFAQKFGFYEPSEPTGGVEKVLHEVSLDGVVKWMKSPRCQNVITLAGAGISTSAGIPDFRSPETGLYHNLQKYNLPEPQAIFEINFFRQNPKPFFTLAKELFPGNFKPTISHYFIRLLHEKGLLLRHYTQNIDTLERGAEIPDDKIVEAHGTFYTSHCLECRKLYSLEFIKEHIFSDEIPLCTECSGVVKPDIVFFGESLPERFQNCLQEDFQKCDMLIIMGSSLEVQPFASLIDMVPEWCPRLLINREKAGMRSPLLRMWGLASGGLQLDDDAVRDVARLGDCDDGCADLAERLGWGDELHELVASEHERLEREGALTKPHGPTVGHSVKPIIPNVPSGSSAIPSVVKSPPNPTPKI; encoded by the exons ATGCGCGTCATTCCGCTGTCAAAAAGGCCGTATCCGTGGGCTGTGTCAGTTATTTGCAGGcgtaatttgtttttacataaaatgtcCGCGAATTCCTCTCCAGGAAAAAGCGATGGTGAGTCTTTGTTGTGTTTGCTGGAAAAGTTATTAAACCAGGATCACCAATTTTTGTCTTCGATTTTAGCTGAGGATAATAATGGTGCCCCTAACCCGCCAAATCCAAGTGAACATTTAGGTTCTCGGATTCGTGATTTGGATGTAGATACTATTCGAAGGTATTTTGCTCAAAAATTCGGGTTCTATGAGCCTAGCGAACCAACTGGTGGTGTCGAAAAGGTTTTACATGAAGTCAGTTTAGATGGTGTTGTTAAATGGATGAAAAGCCCGCGATGCCAAAATGTTATTACATTAGCTGGAGCTGGTATATCAAcat ctgcaggtattccAGACTTTAGAAGCCCCGAGACTGGTCTCTATcacaatttacaaaaatacaatctTCCAGAACCACAGGCAATCTTTGAGATAAACTTTTTCAGACAAAATCCTAAACCATTTTTCACACTAGCAAAGGAACTGTTTCCTGGAAATTTCAAGCCAACAATTTCACATTATTTCATTAGGCTTTTGCAtgaaaaag GTCTATTGCTTCGTCACTACACACAAAATATTGACACATTAGAAAGAGGCGCTGAGATCCCTGATGATAAAATAGTTGAGGCACATGGCACATTTTACACATCACATTGCTTGGAATGCAGAAAATTGTATAGTctagaatttataaaag AACACATATTTTCCGATGAGATCCCCTTATGCACAGAATGCAGTGGAGTAGTCAAACCAGATATAGTATTCTTTGGAGAAAGTCTACCAGAACGATTCCAGAATTGTCTACAAGAAGATTTCCAGAAATGTGATATGCTAATCATTATGGGATCATCCTTGGAAGTCCAGCCATTTGCATCGCTGATTGatat GGTACCCGAATGGTGTCCCCGTCTCCTAATAAACCGAGAGAAGGCCGGTATGAGGTCTCCCTTACTCCGGATGTGGGGCCTGGCGAGTGGGGGACTTCAGCTTGATGATGATGCTGTCAGGGATGTGGCAAGGCTTGGTGATTGCGATGATGGATGTGCTGATCTGGCTGAAAGACTTGGCTGGGGG GATGAGCTTCACGAGTTAGTTGCCAGCGAGCATGAAAGGTTGGAACGCGAGGGCGCTCTCACTAAACCCCATGGGCCAACAGTTGGCCACTCCGTGAAGCCGATTATTCCAAACGTTCCAAGTGGAAGCTCTGCCATTCCGAGTGTGGTGAAATCGCCGCCCAATCCAACACccaaaatatga
- the LOC125053690 gene encoding sodium channel protein Nach-like: protein MYIIKLQRQCLFHDEKREKNRKMYSYSACVVNCRVRTIQSLCKCTPFYLPVSLKGGRVCSFDNLKCLNKYKEKLFYLYPMGETNFDGLEIEAVDSLNCPECLPDCEHTQHFTEYIKFETKPNSFKDKLLHKNVIRNVNTTGKCMISIYQSTHYGVLNRLDVVSYWFEVVSNIGGFYGVLIGYSILSIPEICYFFIFRFSVRIYNFYAT from the exons atgtatattataaaattacagaGACAATGTCTATTTCACGACGAAAAACGtgaaaaaaacagaaaaatgtATTCGTACAGTGCCTGTGTAGTGAACTGTCGAGTGAGGACCATACAATCCCTTTGTAAGTGCACACCATTTTACCTACCTGTGTCATTAAAAGGAGGGAGGGTGTGCTCATTCGATAATCTCAAATgtctcaataaatataaag aaAAGCTTTTCTACTTATACCCGATGGgtgaaacaaattttgatgGACTCGAGATAGAGGCGGTGGACTCGCTAAACTGCCCTGAATGTCTGCCGGACTGCGAACATACGCAACACTTCACCGAATATATAAAGTTTGAGACAAAGCCAAATAGTTTCAAGGATaaactattacataaaaatgtaattag GAACGTTAATACTACGGGAAAATGCATGATAAGCATTTATCAATCTACACATTATGGAGTATTAAACCGCTTGGATGTTGTATCTTATTGGTTTGAAGTTGTTA gtAACATCGGCGGCTTTTACGGCGTTCTCATCGGTTACTCAATATTATCTATTCCTGAAATatgttacttttttatatttcggtTTTCAGTTCgcatatataatttctatgcaacataa